Proteins from a single region of Rickettsiales bacterium:
- a CDS encoding deoxyribodipyrimidine photo-lyase has protein sequence MNHSLVWFRQDLRITDNPALKNAIENSKFTSAIYILDDEKKQKIRALGGASKWWLHYALQDLSNNLKENYNIDLIIRKGNPEEIIPEICAENNIEKLYYNRLYEPYYYKRDSEISDILSKQNIAVENFNSALLVEPWEVKNGSREFFKVYTHFYKACLKNFIPRNSIKKPKPQNKKFQKDIFSESLESLNLTPKKPNWAKGFYDYWQVSEGAAENRLYNFLENLVENYDEKRNFPDVENTSKLSPYLHFGQISPHQILDACELFKQKNPNSINGINKFISEIYWREFSYNLMFNFPSLPEKNFRAEFDNFPWEDNLENLKKWQKGKTGYPIIDAGMRELWHTGWMHNRVRMIVGSLLTKHLLTHWKYGEEWFWDCLVDADLANNSASWQWVSGSGADAAPYFRIFNPVMQGEKFDAYGVYVRKWIPELKHLPNEFIHKPWLASPLILKAAGVELGKNYPEPIIPMEKGRNKALEAYQKMRGK, from the coding sequence ATGAATCACTCACTCGTTTGGTTTCGGCAAGATTTAAGAATTACGGATAATCCCGCACTTAAAAACGCGATTGAAAATTCAAAATTCACATCGGCAATTTATATTTTAGATGATGAAAAGAAACAGAAAATTAGAGCTTTAGGCGGTGCTTCAAAATGGTGGTTACATTATGCTTTGCAAGATTTATCAAATAACCTCAAAGAAAATTACAATATTGATTTAATAATTAGAAAAGGAAATCCAGAAGAAATCATACCAGAAATTTGTGCTGAAAATAATATTGAAAAACTATACTATAACAGGCTTTATGAGCCATATTATTACAAAAGAGATTCTGAAATTTCTGATATTCTAAGCAAGCAAAATATCGCAGTTGAAAATTTTAACTCCGCACTTTTGGTTGAGCCTTGGGAAGTTAAAAATGGCTCGAGAGAATTTTTCAAAGTTTATACACATTTTTATAAGGCTTGCTTAAAAAATTTTATACCAAGAAATTCTATAAAAAAGCCGAAGCCTCAAAATAAAAAATTTCAAAAAGATATTTTTTCTGAAAGCTTAGAAAGCCTTAATCTCACGCCAAAAAAGCCAAATTGGGCTAAAGGATTTTATGATTATTGGCAAGTTTCAGAAGGTGCTGCTGAAAATCGTCTATATAATTTCTTAGAAAATTTAGTTGAAAATTATGACGAGAAAAGAAATTTTCCTGATGTTGAAAATACCTCAAAACTCTCACCTTACTTACATTTTGGGCAGATAAGCCCTCATCAAATTTTAGATGCGTGTGAGTTATTCAAGCAGAAAAATCCAAATTCAATTAATGGCATAAATAAATTTATTAGCGAGATTTATTGGCGAGAATTTTCTTATAATTTAATGTTTAATTTCCCCTCACTACCTGAGAAAAATTTTCGTGCCGAATTTGATAATTTCCCTTGGGAAGATAATTTAGAAAATCTAAAAAAATGGCAGAAAGGTAAAACTGGCTACCCTATAATTGACGCAGGAATGCGGGAGCTTTGGCATACTGGCTGGATGCATAATCGCGTTAGAATGATTGTTGGCTCGCTACTTACAAAACATCTTTTAACGCACTGGAAATATGGCGAGGAATGGTTTTGGGATTGCTTAGTTGATGCGGATCTTGCTAATAATTCTGCAAGTTGGCAATGGGTTTCTGGCAGTGGTGCTGATGCCGCCCCTTATTTCCGAATTTTTAACCCCGTTATGCAGGGCGAAAAATTTGATGCTTATGGCGTCTATGTTCGCAAATGGATTCCAGAATTAAAGCATTTGCCGAATGAATTTATACATAAACCTTGGCTTGCAAGCCCCCTAATTCTTAAAGCAGCAGGTGTTGAGCTTGGGAAAAATTATCCAGAACCAATAATTCCGATGGAAAAAGGTAGAAACAAAGCACTTGAAGCCTATCAAAAAATGCGTGGGAAGTAA